A genomic region of Defluviitalea raffinosedens contains the following coding sequences:
- a CDS encoding GNAT family N-acetyltransferase produces MEQIKQIKIADLQDCVKVINKSFSTVAREFNLSEQNCPRHPSFMEIDTLQKRFTDGYQMFGLYEQEKLVGYVSISIDEDNVAELHNLAVLPGYRHKGYGKRLLDYCETKAKEMGCNKIKIEIIEENRILKNWYLKNGFIHLFIKKFDYLPFTVGFMEKHI; encoded by the coding sequence ATGGAACAAATCAAGCAAATTAAAATAGCTGACTTACAGGACTGTGTTAAGGTAATTAATAAAAGTTTTTCAACAGTAGCAAGGGAATTTAATCTATCAGAGCAAAACTGCCCAAGGCATCCCAGCTTTATGGAAATTGATACATTACAAAAGCGGTTTACGGATGGGTATCAGATGTTTGGTTTATATGAGCAAGAGAAACTTGTTGGATATGTGTCTATATCTATTGACGAAGATAATGTTGCTGAATTGCATAACTTGGCAGTTTTACCTGGCTACCGCCATAAAGGGTACGGCAAGCGCCTACTTGATTATTGTGAAACGAAAGCAAAAGAAATGGGATGTAATAAGATCAAAATAGAAATTATTGAAGAAAACAGAATATTAAAAAATTGGTACCTTAAAAATGGTTTTATTCATCTGTTTATAAAGAAATTTGATTATTTGCCGTTTACAGTAGGTTTTATGGAAAAGCACATATAA
- a CDS encoding helix-turn-helix domain-containing protein: MNNYISENIRNLRRQKNVTQEELAEYLNISFQTISKWERGENLPDINMLVALANYFNVSTDELLGMDKHKSDFFSYDFGKNINELIKEEKYDEAVNKYREAQKIYPNNIGISAGLAMVLALRNELSDWDEAVELCKKVLGELQYEKVKTSVRTVLFIIMKSTMTREEALIQVKQLTHIWESREMITSEMYEGEERVRYLKSLVNLIISLLYNKIENGQLNDMELLKMIYLGPQNIEDNKESILKKLEIIKDFIVR, encoded by the coding sequence ATGAATAACTATATAAGTGAAAACATTAGGAATTTACGCCGTCAAAAAAATGTCACACAGGAAGAACTCGCTGAATATCTAAATATCTCATTTCAAACTATTAGCAAATGGGAAAGAGGTGAAAATCTACCTGATATCAACATGCTTGTAGCTTTGGCTAATTATTTTAATGTTTCAACGGATGAGCTTCTAGGGATGGATAAACATAAGAGTGATTTTTTTTCATATGACTTTGGAAAGAACATAAATGAGCTAATAAAAGAAGAAAAATACGATGAAGCAGTTAATAAATATCGTGAGGCACAAAAGATATACCCTAATAACATCGGAATCAGTGCAGGGCTAGCAATGGTACTTGCACTACGTAATGAATTATCCGATTGGGATGAAGCAGTAGAGTTGTGCAAAAAGGTTCTTGGTGAATTACAATATGAAAAAGTTAAAACTTCCGTGCGCACAGTTCTTTTTATCATCATGAAAAGTACAATGACCCGCGAGGAAGCACTTATACAGGTTAAACAGCTTACACATATATGGGAATCTCGTGAAATGATAACCTCGGAGATGTATGAAGGAGAGGAACGTGTTAGATACTTAAAAAGTTTAGTTAACCTTATTATATCATTACTATATAACAAAATAGAAAATGGACAATTAAATGATATGGAATTGCTTAAAATGATATATCTTGGACCGCAAAACATAGAGGATAATAAAGAATCAATCTTAAAAAAGCTTGAAATAATTAAAGATTTTATAGTCAGATGA
- a CDS encoding MerR family transcriptional regulator, which translates to MKLMTISEVTKTFNITTRMLRYYDEIGLLPSTRKQNYAYRVYDESALRRLQQIITLRKLRIPLKKIAMIFNDDEQTKIIEIFQESIDELNNEIIALQTIRDILNTFITRLNSMMHTHIRLDMLNDADIMSVIQTLSLSKIKFKEEYSMDDLNKANEILSTLKNVRIIHLPPCTVAASHYFGENPEENAGKPLNEFVRSIELQKIKPDLRMFGFNNPSPTGNETYGYEFWVTIPDDLDVPFPLQKKYFKGGLYAAHCIKMGDFHEWQLLGQWVMNSSEYEYDAREPFGMNGCLEEHLNAYSYFAGDEKAAQFIQLDLLVPIKPK; encoded by the coding sequence ATGAAACTGATGACGATCAGCGAGGTTACAAAGACCTTTAATATTACAACAAGAATGCTTCGATATTATGATGAAATTGGTCTATTGCCCAGCACTCGAAAGCAGAATTATGCTTATCGTGTGTATGATGAGTCTGCTTTAAGACGTCTTCAACAGATTATCACTTTGCGGAAACTGCGTATTCCTTTGAAAAAGATTGCTATGATTTTTAATGATGATGAGCAAACAAAAATTATTGAAATCTTTCAGGAAAGCATTGATGAGCTTAATAACGAGATAATTGCACTCCAAACAATACGGGATATTTTGAATACATTTATAACACGATTAAATTCGATGATGCATACGCATATCAGACTTGACATGCTTAATGATGCTGATATCATGAGTGTAATACAAACGCTTAGTCTTTCAAAAATCAAATTTAAGGAGGAATATTCCATGGACGACCTAAACAAAGCAAATGAAATTTTATCAACCTTAAAGAATGTACGTATTATTCATTTACCACCTTGCACCGTTGCGGCAAGCCACTATTTCGGAGAAAACCCCGAAGAAAATGCAGGGAAACCGCTGAACGAGTTTGTTAGAAGCATTGAACTTCAAAAAATCAAACCTGATTTGAGGATGTTTGGATTTAATAATCCTTCACCAACTGGCAATGAAACATATGGATATGAATTTTGGGTGACCATTCCCGATGATCTAGATGTCCCATTTCCTCTACAAAAGAAATACTTTAAAGGCGGATTGTATGCAGCTCATTGTATCAAGATGGGCGATTTCCATGAATGGCAACTTCTTGGTCAATGGGTTATGAACAGTAGCGAATATGAATATGATGCACGGGAGCCATTTGGAATGAATGGTTGTTTAGAAGAGCATCTTAATGCATATTCATATTTTGCAGGTGATGAAAAGGCAGCACAATTTATTCAACTCGATTTACTGGTACCAATAAAGCCAAAATAA